Part of the Chloroflexota bacterium genome, GGGCGCGATCCTGGTTACGTGACGCGCGAAGCGGGCGAGGCGTTGTTGCAGAAATCGGTGGAGATTTGCGCGCGCGAGTTAGTGGACTGGTAAACAATTTTGACAAATCGTGGCTTATCACGATAATGGGGCTGAACGAAAATCGAACGACCGAGTGTGAAGATGCCCTCTAAAATGTTTCGGACCTTGCAGTCCTTGGATTGACGCCGTCACGCGTCCGTCCAAGGATTTTGTTTTTGAAACGTAACGATGCGAAACACTGGTGATTACCCACAAGTGTCATTGCGAGCGAAGCGAAGCAATCGCCTCGCAATGACATGATGCTTATCGGCTTTTCGTCACGCGATTTTTGAAAAGACATGGATAACGCGCAAACGTTCTTGACCGGATTGGGTAGACATGATAGAATGCCGCGCAAATTCTAGGCACGGCACACTCTATCCTTCGCGCGAGGACGCGCTTCGCGACGACGCAAGGAGGTGATGGGATCAGCGCAATGATCGCACGATAAACCCAATCCCGTAGACTTTAATCCTGGAGGAGGAGAGACATGAAGAAAATCGTTCTAGCAGTGGTAGCCCTAACCGCGCTGGCGATTCTCGGCGCATTTGCCTCGACACCGACAACCGTGTCCGCCGATGTGCCGCCAGCCCAAGCAACCCCCGCGCCGGCTTCGCAACCCGCGGGCGCACGTCTCGCGCTCATCAAGAGTCGCGGCAAAGTTATCTGCGGCGTCAACGACGCACTCCCCGGCTTTTCCGCACTCGACAAGACCAGCGGTCAGTTCTCCGGCTTTGACGCCGATTACTGCCGCGCCGTCGCCGCCGCCGTACTCGGTGATGCCGCGAAAGTCGAATTCCGCCCACTCAACACCGCGCAACGCGGTCCCGCTTTGCAGACCGGCGAAATTGATCTGCTCATCCGCAACACAACCTGGACGGTCAGCCGCGATACCTCGTGGGGTTTGTTCGCGCCGACCACGTTCTACGATGGGCAAGGCATGATGGTCAAGAAATCGCTCAACGCAAAATCGCTCAAGGACTTGAAGGGCGCGACCATCTGCGTTCAGCAAGGC contains:
- a CDS encoding transporter substrate-binding domain-containing protein; the protein is MKKIVLAVVALTALAILGAFASTPTTVSADVPPAQATPAPASQPAGARLALIKSRGKVICGVNDALPGFSALDKTSGQFSGFDADYCRAVAAAVLGDAAKVEFRPLNTAQRGPALQTGEIDLLIRNTTWTVSRDTSWGLFAPTTFYDGQGMMVKKSLNAKSLKDLKGATICVQQGTTTELNLTDQMRAAGVDFKPVVFQDIDPTYAAYEQGRCDAVTSDK